One genomic segment of Methylocystis rosea includes these proteins:
- the groES gene encoding co-chaperone GroES, with protein sequence MAFRPLHDRIVVKRLEGEEKTKGGIIIPDTAKEKPQEGKVVSVGPGARDESGKLVPLDVKAGDRVLFGKWSGTEVKIDGDDLLIMKESDVMGVVA encoded by the coding sequence ATGGCGTTTCGTCCCCTGCACGACCGGATTGTGGTCAAGCGTCTCGAAGGCGAGGAGAAGACCAAGGGCGGCATCATCATCCCCGACACCGCCAAGGAAAAGCCCCAGGAGGGCAAGGTCGTATCGGTCGGCCCCGGCGCCCGCGACGAGAGCGGCAAGCTTGTTCCGCTCGACGTGAAGGCTGGCGATCGTGTGCTCTTCGGCAAATGGTCCGGCACCGAGGTCAAGATCGACGGCGACGACCTGCTGATCATGAAGGAAAGCGACGTCATGGGCGTCGTCGCCTAA
- the groL gene encoding chaperonin GroEL (60 kDa chaperone family; promotes refolding of misfolded polypeptides especially under stressful conditions; forms two stacked rings of heptamers to form a barrel-shaped 14mer; ends can be capped by GroES; misfolded proteins enter the barrel where they are refolded when GroES binds) yields the protein MAAKDVRFSTDARDRILRGVEILNNAVKVTLGPKGRNVVIEKSYGAPRITKDGVTVAKEIELSDKFENLGAQLVREVASKQHDAAGDGTTTATVIAAAIAREGAKAVAAGLNPMDLKRGVDLAVEAIVADLAKNSRKVTSNDEIAQVGTISANGDRFIGEEIAKAMQKVGNEGVITVEEAKSLETETDIVEGMQFDRGYLSPYFITNAEKMIAELDEAYIFIHEKKLSTLQPLLPILEAVVQTGKPLLIVAEDIEGEALATLVVNKLRGGLKIAAVKAPGFGDRRKAMLEDIAILTSGQMIAEDLGIKLENVTLPMLGRAKRVRIEKENTTIIDGAGDKKDIEARISQIKGQIEETTSDYDREKLQERLAKLAGGVAVIRVGGATEVEVKEKKDRVDDALNATRAAVEEGVSPGGGVALLRSIAVLDSVKTANSDQKTGVEIVRKAIQAPARQIVDNAGGDGAVVVGKLLESKDYSFGYDAQTGEFGDLVKLGIIDPTKVVRTALQDAASIAGLIVTTEATITEHPKKETAPAMPGGGMGGMDF from the coding sequence ATGGCTGCCAAAGACGTCCGTTTCTCCACCGACGCCCGCGATCGTATTTTGCGTGGCGTCGAAATCCTCAACAACGCCGTCAAAGTCACGCTCGGCCCCAAGGGCCGCAATGTGGTGATCGAAAAATCATACGGCGCGCCGCGCATCACCAAGGACGGCGTCACCGTCGCCAAGGAGATCGAGCTCTCAGACAAGTTCGAAAATCTCGGCGCTCAACTTGTGCGCGAAGTTGCCTCCAAGCAGCACGACGCAGCCGGCGACGGCACGACCACCGCGACCGTAATTGCGGCGGCAATCGCCCGCGAAGGCGCCAAGGCTGTCGCCGCTGGCCTCAATCCGATGGATTTGAAACGCGGCGTCGACCTCGCCGTCGAGGCTATCGTCGCAGATCTCGCGAAGAACTCGCGGAAGGTCACTTCCAACGACGAAATCGCCCAGGTCGGCACCATCTCGGCGAACGGCGACCGCTTCATCGGCGAGGAGATCGCCAAGGCGATGCAGAAGGTCGGAAATGAGGGCGTCATCACGGTCGAGGAGGCCAAGAGCCTCGAGACCGAGACCGACATCGTCGAGGGCATGCAGTTCGATCGCGGCTATCTGTCGCCCTACTTCATCACCAACGCCGAGAAGATGATCGCCGAACTCGACGAAGCCTACATTTTCATCCACGAGAAGAAGCTGTCGACGCTGCAGCCGCTGCTGCCGATCCTCGAAGCGGTCGTCCAGACCGGCAAGCCGCTCCTCATCGTCGCCGAGGACATCGAGGGCGAGGCGCTCGCCACGCTCGTCGTCAACAAGCTGCGCGGCGGTCTGAAGATCGCGGCCGTCAAGGCGCCGGGCTTCGGCGATCGCCGCAAGGCCATGCTCGAAGACATCGCCATCCTCACCAGCGGTCAGATGATCGCCGAGGATCTCGGCATCAAGCTCGAGAACGTGACGCTTCCCATGCTCGGCCGCGCCAAGCGCGTGCGCATCGAGAAGGAGAACACCACGATCATCGACGGCGCCGGCGACAAGAAGGACATCGAGGCCCGCATCTCCCAGATCAAGGGCCAGATCGAGGAGACGACCTCCGACTACGACCGTGAGAAGCTCCAGGAGCGCCTCGCCAAGCTCGCGGGCGGCGTCGCGGTGATCCGCGTCGGCGGCGCGACGGAAGTCGAAGTCAAGGAGAAGAAGGACCGCGTCGACGACGCCCTCAACGCCACCCGCGCGGCGGTTGAAGAAGGCGTGTCTCCCGGCGGCGGCGTCGCCCTGCTGCGCTCCATCGCCGTGCTCGACAGCGTCAAGACGGCCAACTCCGACCAGAAGACCGGCGTCGAGATCGTCCGCAAAGCGATCCAGGCTCCGGCCCGCCAGATCGTCGACAACGCCGGCGGCGACGGCGCGGTCGTGGTCGGCAAGCTGCTTGAATCCAAGGATTACTCATTTGGGTATGACGCTCAAACCGGCGAGTTCGGCGACCTCGTGAAACTCGGCATCATCGACCCGACCAAGGTCGTGCGCACCGCCCTTCAGGATGCGGCTTCAATTGCGGGTCTGATCGTCACAACCGAGGCGACAATCACAGAGCATCCCAAGAAGGAAACCGCGCCGGCCATGCCCGGCGGTGGCATGGGAGGGATGGATTTTTAA
- a CDS encoding VOC family protein has protein sequence MDRAALFYDEICSALGAKRLYSMTNGCTGVMYGTGDGPMLGVVLPFNGEPARPGNGVMVALPTASIEEVERVHALAISLGGLDEGAPGPRGDGTAYCAYFRDPDGNKICVFCSLT, from the coding sequence TTGGATCGCGCGGCGCTGTTTTACGATGAAATTTGCAGCGCCCTCGGAGCCAAGCGCCTCTACTCGATGACGAATGGGTGCACAGGCGTGATGTATGGAACCGGCGACGGGCCGATGCTCGGCGTTGTTCTGCCGTTTAATGGTGAGCCCGCTCGGCCAGGCAATGGCGTTATGGTCGCGCTTCCCACAGCTTCGATAGAGGAAGTTGAGAGGGTTCACGCGCTTGCAATTTCTCTTGGCGGGTTAGATGAGGGCGCGCCCGGCCCACGAGGCGACGGAACGGCATATTGCGCCTACTTCCGCGATCCTGACGGCAATAAAATTTGCGTCTTTTGCTCGCTGACATAA
- a CDS encoding WGR domain-containing protein, whose product MDAILLHRIDAAKNMRRFYRLDVAPDLFGRWCLAVEWGRISRSGRLRLTAYESAAEAREALARQRRVKEQRGYVAI is encoded by the coding sequence ATGGACGCCATCCTTCTGCATCGCATAGACGCAGCTAAGAACATGCGCCGTTTCTATCGCCTTGACGTAGCGCCCGACTTATTCGGGCGTTGGTGTCTTGCCGTCGAATGGGGGCGGATCAGCCGCAGCGGACGTCTGCGCCTGACGGCCTATGAGAGCGCGGCCGAAGCTCGGGAGGCTCTTGCGCGGCAGCGGCGCGTCAAGGAGCAACGCGGCTATGTCGCCATATGA